A region from the Mya arenaria isolate MELC-2E11 chromosome 2, ASM2691426v1 genome encodes:
- the LOC128220020 gene encoding uncharacterized protein LOC128220020 — translation MPDTKPGGRDGRPPSEKVKVVEKKNTRVYAQTHSPQHFVERKWNICCLPLLALILIALGIILIILASVNDVPDLYLLGAIFLFGSVVFFGMMYMSICRPRCERNVVNNYAMTSSTKPFKDMKSPLEPAFKGYYNTNFEKDDIDDMQSAPTENTLYDHRMRSFLATPATVKDVRFENGTPPPPRLALPAEPGSTGNPVFTKEIQRQTSADDREMSDLELL, via the coding sequence ATGCCGGATACGAAGCCCGGGGGTCGTGATGGCCGCCCGCCAAGCGagaaggtcaaggtcgttgaGAAGAAGAATACCCGGGTGTATGCACAGACCCATAGTCCACAGCACTTTGTTGAGCGGAAATGGAATATATGCTGTTTACCGCTTCTCGCTTTGATCTTGATAGCGCTAGGAATTATCTTGATTATACTCGCAAGTGTTAACGACGTGCCGGACTTATACCTGCTAGGGGCCATTTTTCTCTTTGGAAGTGTTGTGTTTTTCGGAATGATGTACATGTCCATTTGTAGACCAAGATGCGAACGTAATGTTGTAAATAATTACGCAATGACTAGTTCCACAAAACCGTTCAAAGACATGAAGTCGCCATTGGAGCCCGCGTTTAAGGGCTACTATAACACAAACTTTGAGAAGGATGATATTGACGATATGCAGTCCGCTCCAACGGAGAATACCCTCTACGATCACAGAATGCGTTCCTTCCTAGCGACCCCGGCCACCGTTAAGGACGTCCGGTTCGAGAATGGAACCCCACCGCCGCCCCGCCTCGCGCTTCCTGCAGAACCCGGTAGCACCGGAAACCCCGTGTTCACGAAGGAGATTCAGAGACAAACGTCTGCGGATGATAGAGAAATGAGTGACCTTGAACTTCTATAA
- the LOC128219106 gene encoding uncharacterized protein LOC128219106, with protein MSGDIENDFDSSDRLLYEKDLETDVHGDADDIPGARERLLEQSEKEKRSSGDEIHVECSDEESVQQMLRALVDDENRKDLIRNKDIGTDISQESPSDTIEKQGLRTGATGSETKNVSSASFADIKKVKLHLEVSSDASTLHVPQTTAKRPMSAVALERRQRAQKLLQKHNSQKGKIICGIYCIIFILAIGVGMLFLAYLLGMNDLYIVGVVFSVGGVVFALGFVFVRCCIKYDDVDYSSLYVDKV; from the coding sequence atgtcaggcgatattgaaaatgactttGACAGCTCTGATCGTCTGCTGTATGAAAAGGACCTCGAGACGGACGTTCATGGAGATGCAGACGACATCCCTGGCGCTCGTGAAAGACTTTTAGAACAGTCTGAAAAGGAGAAGCGTTCATCGGGAGATGAAATACACGTGGAATGTTCTGACGAAGAAAGTGTTCAGCAAATGTTGAGAGCTTTAGTTGACGATGAAAACCGAAAAGATTTGATCAGGAATAAGGACATAGGGACGGATATTTCTCAGGAGTCACCTAGTGATACTATTGAAAAGCAAGGCTTGCGGACAGGAGCGACAGGAAGTGAGACCAAGAATGTTTCTAGTGCCAGTTTTGCTGATATCAAGAAAGTGAAATTACATTTAGAAGTATCAAGCGATGCGTCGACTTTACATGTTCCACAGACGACTGCCAAACGTCCAATGTCGGCAGTTGCGCTGGAGAGGCGCCAACGCGCACAAAAACTCCTCCAGAAGCACAACTCGCAGAAGGGCAAAATAATATGTGgaatttattgcattatttttatcttagcAATCGGAGTCGGAATGCTTTTTCTTGCCTACTTGTTAGGAATGAATGACCTGTATATCGTGGGTGTGGTGTTCAGTGTCGGTGGGGTGGTGTTTGCCCTGGGGTTTGTCTTCGTTCGCTGTTGTATCAAGTACGACGACGTGGACTATTCGTCCCTTTATGTAGACAAAGTGTGA